In the genome of Planctomyces sp. SH-PL62, the window ACGAGCTCGCCCGCCCGCTTCGCCTGTCTGATGGAGCGTGTCGCGTCCTCGCGATTCAAGGTGATGAGCATGCCCATTCCCACCCCCGGGCGATCGAGTCTCCAGCGTCCATGTCCGGCCCCGGGTTCCCATTTCCCCAGGGACGACGACTGGCGGGGAGAAGACGGCATGATTTAAACTGGAGCCCGCAGAACATGGAACCGGGTGTGAAGGCGTGGGCGCCCGACCGCCCGTCCCGATCGCCACGGCCCCCCGGTCCCGAGGGTGTTCCGAAACATGACCGGCGACAATGACGAACGAGATCCCGTCAGCGAATTCGACTCCAAGCGCCGCGTGCGGTCGGACAGGCTGCTGTCGGTCCTGGAGCCGTACGGGCGAGTGGTCGCCGTGTCGCACGTGAATCCGGATCCGGACTCGCTGGCGAGCATGCTGGGGATCCGCGAGTTGATCCAGAAGTGCCAGCCCGGCAAGCCGGTGATCATGACGGTCGACGGGATCATCGCCAGGGCCGAGAACCGGGCGATGGTCGACCTGATCCCGATCCCGCTGGTCCCCGTCAAGTCGGTGGCCATCGACCGCGAGACGGCCGTGGTCATGGTCGACACCCAGCCGCACACCGGACGCCGGAGCAGCGAGAGCGCCACACCGCACGCGGTGATCGACCATCACGAGACCGGCGGCGATCTCGGCGGCGTCCTCTATCACGACATTCGCACCCATATGGGGGCGTCCAGCACGATCGTCACCGGCTACCTGCTGGAGCAAAAGGTCGTCATCTCGCCCCAACTCGCCACGGCGCTCCTCTACGGCATCGAGTCGGAGACCACCGGATACCCGCGCGAGGCCTGCTCGCTCGACGACGGCGCGCTGGTTTGGCTGTTCCCGAGAGCCGACAAGGAATTACTGGCGCGAATCCGCAATCCCAAGCTTCCGCAGAGCCATTTCGCGACCTTCCAGCGAGCCCTCGCGAATGCGTTCCTCTACCGCGACCTGATTTTCACCTGGTGCGGCGAAGTCTCCCAGCCGGATATCGTCGCCGAGATCGCCGACTTCTTCAGCCGCTTCGATCAGGTGAACTGGGTCCTTTCCGTGGGGCTCTATGAAGGGGGACTGAAGATCTCCCTCCGGGCCAACGAGTTGGGGCGGCAGGCCGGCGAAATCCTTCGCGACGTGGTCGACGGCCTGGGCAACGCCGGCGGTCATGACAAACGGGCCGGCGGCCTCGTCGCCCTCGCCGACGCCAGCCCCCAGACGGTCGACCAGACCCTCACCGAACTGCGCCGCCGCCTCCTCGCCGAACTCGAGGTCGACGAACACCAAGGGCGTCGGCTCCTGAACGATTTCTCCAGAATCCCCGCCCCCTGAACCTCCCCCACCGCGACGCCGACGACCCATCCACGCTGGCACGCGCATTCAAGCCACCGGACCATGTTCTCGGTTCGCTTGTACCCTTGACCCGGTTATACTCTGGCCAGGGGTGGCTTTTCTTCGGAGATCGCCGGGAAGCCGTGATACGCCGCAGATCCCCCTCCTTCCCTGAAATCGTGCATTCGGCAAGAAAAATCTGGAAGTTCTGACCGCAGAAATCGAACAGTATTAGCGCTGCCCGCGTCGAAGCCTCAAGTATTTCCGGCGTTGATCATCACGATGAGGACGCAGGCCGGCCGAGAGCCGCCGCCCCGTCCAAGTCCCTGTTTTCGGTCGCCACGGGAGAGGTCGACCGACCGACCGGCACCTGACCGTAGAGCCCGTTACGCTCGGATTGCTTGATCTTGGAAGGCGGACGACCTCTTTCCTTCATCATGACCGCGATGGAGTCGGCCTGAGATGAAATCGAGACGAGCCGCTTTCACCCTGATCGAGATGCTCGTCGTCATCGTGGTGATCGCGATTTTGCTTGGGCTGCTACTGCCGGCCGTCCAGTCGGCCCGCGAGTCCGCTCGGCGGATTCATTGCACGTCTAATTTCAAGCAATTAGGCGTGGCGATGCACAACTACGAATCGGCCTGGGGGGCTCTCCCGCCCCCCGTACTGCTGGGCGTCAGGCCGGGGAACGTCACGGCCTCCAAGGGGTGGAGCGCCCAGACGCGGTTGCTGCCGTTCCTGGAGCTGAGCAGTCTCTTCGACGCCGTCAACTTCTCGTTCAGCTTTGAAGATTCGAGCAACCTGACCGTGTCGGGGACCGGCGTGAGCGTCTTCGCATGCCCGAGCGAGGTGAACCGGCAGGTCCAGTATGGGCCGTCCGCCTATACCTCGTTGCCGACGGCCGCGGCGACCAATTACGCCGTCGCCTCGGGCGATTGGTACGTCTGGGGCGGATTCGGCCTGAGCCCGAGCCGATCGGCGTTCTCGCCGAACCTGAGCCGTCGGGCCTCGGAATTCGGCGACGGCCTTGGCGGGACGATCCTCATGAGCGAGGTGATGTCGCGCCAGAATCAGGTCACGGAATGCGGGGGCCAACTGGTGAAACTGAGCCCGGCCGACGTTCCAGGGACGGACGTCCCGATCGACAAGCGGCTGATCGTCAGGGATGAGAGCGCCTGCTCCTCCTGGCAGTCGGGCCATACCCTGTGGGCGGCCGGCGGCGTGGACCAGACCGGATTCACGACGTCGCTGCCCCCGAATTTCGCGCTGGTGTCCACCTTCTCCCGAGGCCTTGAGACCGACATCATCGGCTATCGCGAGTGGTTGGGCGGCCCGACCTACGCGGCGGTCCTGGCGCGGAGCCAGCACCCGGGAGGGGTGAACGCCCTGATGGGGGACGGCTCCGCCCGGTTCGTGACGAGCACGATCGCCCCCACGGTCTGGCGGGCGCTGGGGACCGTCAACGGCGGTGAGGTCGTCGATTCGTCGAGTTACTAGGAGGCGAGCCGAAGGTTCTCGGATCTTCGCGACGCCGCGCCTATAATATCGGTGTGGAACCGCCGCTTCCCGCGATCGGATCGCTCGGAGCGGCGTCGCCGATTCTCGGAGACGCTCCCTCTCGATGACGATACCGCACTCGAATTCCTCGCTGGAGATCTACCTTCTCGGCGCGGTCGATTTCGGCGAGGTCCAGCAGCTCCAACGTCGGCTCGTCTACGAGCATGGGGAGCGCGGCGGTGCGACCCTGCTGCTCTGCGAGCACCCGCCGACCCTGAGCGTCGGCCGTACCGGGAGCCGTGCGCATGTCGCCCTGGACGACGCGGGGCTGGCCGGGATGGGGATCCGAACGCACTGGGTCAACCGGGGCGGGGGCTGCGTGCTCCACGTGCCGGGGCAACTCTCCGGCTATTTCGTCACCCCCCTGGACCCGGCCGCCGTCCCCGCGATGCGGCACGTCGAACGGCTTCAGGAGGCGCTTCTCGCCGTGCTCGAGGAGTTCGAGCTCCGGGGGGAGGCGCGTTACTTCCCCCACGGGATTTTCCTGGGCGCGGCCAGGGTGGCGTCGATCGGGGTGGCGGTCAGCCGCGGGATCGCCTACCATGGATTTACGCTCAACGTCGGTCCGTATCTCGACCTGTTCGACGTGCTCGTCGAGCCGGGCTTCGCCGGCTCCCCACTGCGTCAGACGTCGATGGAGTCGCGGCGCCAGCGTCCAACCCTGATGTCCAAGGTGCGTGAGGCGCTGGTCCGCCAGATCGAACGGGTGTTCGAACTGGACCGCCATCATCTCTACACGCATCATCCGCGACTTAGGCGGAAGGTCCTCACCCATGCTTACGCTCCCAGTCCTGGATGAACGTCCGGACGATCGGGATTCGAAATCGTGCGGCTCGGCCCCCCAGGTCCTCGAGATCGCCCGCAAGCCCCGTCGGCTCCCCGAATGGCTGAAGCGGCCGATCCCCTCCGGGGGCGGCATGTACTTCGCCCAGAGCCTGATCGGAGAGCTGGGCCTGGAGACGATCTGCGAGTCTGGGAAATGTCCGAATCGCTCCGAGTGCTGGAGCCGCCGCACCGCCACGTTCATGATCCTGGGCGAGACCTGCACCCGACCGTGCGGCTTCTGCGCGGTGAAGCGGGGCAAGCCCGAGGCCGTGGCGGCCGATGAGCCCGAACGCGTGGCCGAGGCGTGCGCCCGGCTGAATCTCCGCCACGTCGTCATCACGTCGGTCACCCGGGACGACCTCCCCGATGGCGGCGCCGACCACTTCCGCCGTTGCATCCTCGCCGTGCGCGAGCGCACCGGGGCCACGATCGAGGTCCTGACCCCCGACTTCAACGGCCGCGAAGACCAGATCGCGACGGTGCTCGACGCCCGCCCCGAGGTCTTCAACCACAACATGGAAACCGTCGCCCGGCTCCAGCAGCACGTCCGCCGCAAGAGCCAGTACGAGGTCAGCCTCCGCGTTCTGGAGACCGCCAAAAAGCTCTGCCCGGAGACCCGCACCAAGAGCGGCTTCATGCTCGGGCTGGGAGAGACCACCGGCGAGTTGCTGGACACCCTGGCCGACCTGCGTACCGTGGGCTGCAACCTGCTGACGCTGGGCCAGTACCTTCAGCCCTCGCCGCGCCACCTGCCGCCGGAGCGCTACCTGCCCCCGGCCGAATTCGACGAGCTGGGCCGGTTGGCCCGGCTCATGGGCTTCGACGAAGTGGCCAGCGGGCCGTTCGTCCGCTCCAGCTACCACGCCGACGAGATGGCCCGCGCGTGAACCCATGAGCCCGCAAGGGGCTCTACTTCTTCGTTTCGAATTCCCCTATTCGACGATCTTCCGAGGTGGATCGGGCATGCCAGCTACATTGTTTCAGAAGGTCTGGGACCGTCACGTCCTCACGAACACCAACGAGGCGACGCTCCTCTACATCGACCGCCACCTCGTCCATGAAGTCACCAGCCCGCAGGCCTTCGACGGCCTCCGACTCGCGGGCCGCAAGGTCCGCCGGCCCGAGCTGACCTTCGCCACCATCGACCACAACGTCCCGACCGAGAACCAGCTCGATATCAGCGATCCGCTCTCGCGCCGCCAGATCGAGACGCTCCGGGCCAACGCCCGCGAGTTCGGGGTGAACTTCTACGACATCCAAAGCGGTCGACAAGGGATCGTCCACGTCATCGGCCCCGAGCTGGGACTGACCCTGCCGGGCACGACGATCGTCTGCGGCGACAGCCATACCAGCACCCACGGCGCGTTCGGGGCGCTGGCGTTCGGCATCGGCACCAGCGAGGTCGAGCACGTCCTGGCCACCCAGACCCTCTGGCAGGGAAAGCGGCCGACCGCGCTGGGCGTCGAGGTGACCGGGGTCCTCTCCCCGGGCCTGGAGCCCAAGGACATCATCCTGGCCGTCATCCGCGCCATCGGCACCGCCGGCGGCACCGGGACGGTGATCGAATATTACGGCCCGGCCATCCGCGCCCTTTCGATGGAAGGCCGGATGACGATCTGCAACATGTCGATCGAGGCGGGCGCCCGCGCGGGCCTCATCGCCCCGGACGACGTGACCTTCGAGTACTTCACCCGCACCGAGCGGCCGTACGCCCCCAAGGGCGCCGCGCTCGACGCCGCGATCGAGGACTGGAGGACGCTCCAGACCGACCCCGACGCCCAGTTCGATTCGCACGTCTCGATCGACGCCTCCAAGCTCGCCCCCCAGGTGACCTGGGGCACGAACCCGGCGATGACCGTGGACGCCGACGGACGCATCCCGACGCTCGAAGAGCTGCCTTCGTCGCTCCGCGAGGAA includes:
- a CDS encoding DHH family phosphoesterase; the encoded protein is MTGDNDERDPVSEFDSKRRVRSDRLLSVLEPYGRVVAVSHVNPDPDSLASMLGIRELIQKCQPGKPVIMTVDGIIARAENRAMVDLIPIPLVPVKSVAIDRETAVVMVDTQPHTGRRSSESATPHAVIDHHETGGDLGGVLYHDIRTHMGASSTIVTGYLLEQKVVISPQLATALLYGIESETTGYPREACSLDDGALVWLFPRADKELLARIRNPKLPQSHFATFQRALANAFLYRDLIFTWCGEVSQPDIVAEIADFFSRFDQVNWVLSVGLYEGGLKISLRANELGRQAGEILRDVVDGLGNAGGHDKRAGGLVALADASPQTVDQTLTELRRRLLAELEVDEHQGRRLLNDFSRIPAP
- a CDS encoding DUF1559 domain-containing protein, whose product is MKSRRAAFTLIEMLVVIVVIAILLGLLLPAVQSARESARRIHCTSNFKQLGVAMHNYESAWGALPPPVLLGVRPGNVTASKGWSAQTRLLPFLELSSLFDAVNFSFSFEDSSNLTVSGTGVSVFACPSEVNRQVQYGPSAYTSLPTAAATNYAVASGDWYVWGGFGLSPSRSAFSPNLSRRASEFGDGLGGTILMSEVMSRQNQVTECGGQLVKLSPADVPGTDVPIDKRLIVRDESACSSWQSGHTLWAAGGVDQTGFTTSLPPNFALVSTFSRGLETDIIGYREWLGGPTYAAVLARSQHPGGVNALMGDGSARFVTSTIAPTVWRALGTVNGGEVVDSSSY
- the leuC gene encoding 3-isopropylmalate dehydratase large subunit — protein: MPATLFQKVWDRHVLTNTNEATLLYIDRHLVHEVTSPQAFDGLRLAGRKVRRPELTFATIDHNVPTENQLDISDPLSRRQIETLRANAREFGVNFYDIQSGRQGIVHVIGPELGLTLPGTTIVCGDSHTSTHGAFGALAFGIGTSEVEHVLATQTLWQGKRPTALGVEVTGVLSPGLEPKDIILAVIRAIGTAGGTGTVIEYYGPAIRALSMEGRMTICNMSIEAGARAGLIAPDDVTFEYFTRTERPYAPKGAALDAAIEDWRTLQTDPDAQFDSHVSIDASKLAPQVTWGTNPAMTVDADGRIPTLEELPSSLREEAGRAFQYMGLTPGTPLSEIPIDVVFIGSCTNGRIEDLRAAAQVMKGRKVAPGVRTLVVPGSEQVRSQAHAEGLDRVFEEAGAEWRQAGCSMCLAMNPDRLQPGQRAASTSNRNFEGRQGPGGRTHLVSPSMAAAAAVTGRFVDVRRLLDR
- the lipA gene encoding lipoyl synthase; this translates as MIRDLGGRSSPMLTLPVLDERPDDRDSKSCGSAPQVLEIARKPRRLPEWLKRPIPSGGGMYFAQSLIGELGLETICESGKCPNRSECWSRRTATFMILGETCTRPCGFCAVKRGKPEAVAADEPERVAEACARLNLRHVVITSVTRDDLPDGGADHFRRCILAVRERTGATIEVLTPDFNGREDQIATVLDARPEVFNHNMETVARLQQHVRRKSQYEVSLRVLETAKKLCPETRTKSGFMLGLGETTGELLDTLADLRTVGCNLLTLGQYLQPSPRHLPPERYLPPAEFDELGRLARLMGFDEVASGPFVRSSYHADEMARA
- a CDS encoding lipoyl(octanoyl) transferase LipB; the protein is MTIPHSNSSLEIYLLGAVDFGEVQQLQRRLVYEHGERGGATLLLCEHPPTLSVGRTGSRAHVALDDAGLAGMGIRTHWVNRGGGCVLHVPGQLSGYFVTPLDPAAVPAMRHVERLQEALLAVLEEFELRGEARYFPHGIFLGAARVASIGVAVSRGIAYHGFTLNVGPYLDLFDVLVEPGFAGSPLRQTSMESRRQRPTLMSKVREALVRQIERVFELDRHHLYTHHPRLRRKVLTHAYAPSPG